From one Staphylococcus kloosii genomic stretch:
- a CDS encoding citrate synthase, whose amino-acid sequence MANVQKGLEGVLAAETKVSSIIDSQLTYAGYDIDDLANNAEFEEIIFLLWHYRLPNAEELKTLKEKLLSYMELNPRVYSHFKEYATDNVHPMTALRTSVSYIAHFDPKAEAEDDTETLERGIRIQAKIASLVTAFARVREGKDPVKPNKDLNYAGNFLYMLRGELPTDIEVEAFNKALVLHADHEFNASTFTARCAVSSLSDMYSGIVAAVGSLKGPLHGGANERVMSMLAEVKSEDEVDEYIDNKIKNKEKIMGFGHRVYKDGDPRAKFLKEMSRKITNETGQSQLFDISVKIADKMKKEKGLIANVDFFSATVYHSLNIEHDLFTPIFAVSRTSGWIAHILEQYEDNRIMRPRAHYVGEVNRTYVPIEER is encoded by the coding sequence ATGGCAAACGTACAAAAAGGCTTAGAAGGGGTTCTAGCTGCCGAAACTAAAGTTAGTTCAATCATCGACAGTCAATTAACATATGCGGGCTATGACATAGATGATTTAGCGAATAATGCTGAATTCGAAGAAATAATCTTTTTATTATGGCATTATCGATTACCAAACGCTGAAGAACTTAAAACTTTAAAAGAAAAACTATTAAGTTATATGGAGTTAAATCCTAGAGTGTATAGTCACTTTAAGGAATATGCTACAGATAATGTGCATCCTATGACTGCTTTAAGAACTTCAGTATCTTACATTGCTCACTTTGATCCTAAAGCTGAAGCAGAAGACGATACAGAAACATTAGAGCGAGGTATTCGCATTCAAGCGAAAATCGCTTCATTAGTAACTGCTTTTGCTCGTGTGAGAGAAGGTAAAGATCCAGTTAAACCAAATAAAGACTTAAACTATGCAGGAAACTTCTTGTATATGTTAAGAGGAGAATTACCTACTGACATCGAAGTTGAAGCATTTAACAAAGCGTTAGTATTACATGCTGACCACGAATTTAATGCATCAACATTTACAGCAAGATGTGCTGTATCATCATTATCTGATATGTATTCAGGTATTGTAGCTGCTGTTGGTTCATTAAAAGGACCTTTACACGGCGGGGCAAATGAACGTGTAATGAGCATGTTAGCTGAAGTTAAATCAGAAGATGAAGTTGATGAATATATCGACAACAAAATCAAAAACAAAGAAAAAATCATGGGCTTCGGACACCGTGTTTATAAAGACGGTGACCCAAGAGCGAAGTTCTTAAAAGAAATGAGCAGAAAAATTACAAATGAAACTGGTCAAAGTCAGTTATTTGATATTTCTGTGAAAATTGCAGACAAAATGAAAAAAGAAAAAGGTTTAATTGCAAATGTAGACTTTTTCAGTGCTACTGTATATCACAGTCTTAACATTGAACATGACTTATTCACACCAATTTTTGCTGTAAGTAGAACTTCAGGTTGGATTGCACACATTCTTGAACAATATGAAGATAATAGAATTATGCGTCCAAGAGCTCATTATGTAGGTGAAGTTAACAGAACTTATGTACCAATTGAAGAAAGATAA
- the mutM gene encoding bifunctional DNA-formamidopyrimidine glycosylase/DNA-(apurinic or apyrimidinic site) lyase, translated as MPELPEVEHVKRGIEPYAKGQTITSVIFSDKVKEGKADGRETIIKGMSLDTFKTFTENFVIEQIERRSKYIVFHLVNEHEHRILISHLGMAGGFFIVRSLDDITVKNYRNHWHVIFTLDNDMLLVYSDIRRFGEIRNVPSLEAYPSFLEIAPEPFEDEALSHYLSWFDRKSYVKKPIKQMILDHRVIAGCGNIYACEALFRAGIHPNRTTNSLNNQEREMLFYYVREVLSEGIKYGGTSVSDYRHADGKTGTMQLHLNVYKQKTCKVCGSDIETQVIATRNSHYCPTCQK; from the coding sequence ATGCCAGAACTACCAGAAGTTGAACATGTTAAAAGAGGCATTGAGCCATATGCTAAAGGACAAACGATAACATCTGTTATTTTTTCTGATAAAGTAAAAGAAGGTAAAGCTGACGGACGAGAAACAATAATAAAAGGCATGTCACTGGATACTTTTAAAACTTTTACAGAAAATTTTGTTATAGAACAAATTGAAAGACGTAGTAAATACATCGTTTTTCATTTAGTTAATGAACACGAACATAGAATTTTAATTAGTCATCTAGGAATGGCAGGCGGATTTTTTATAGTCAGAAGTTTAGATGATATAACTGTTAAAAATTATCGTAATCACTGGCACGTCATTTTTACGTTGGATAATGATATGTTACTGGTTTATTCTGATATTAGAAGATTTGGAGAAATTAGAAATGTACCTTCATTAGAAGCCTACCCATCGTTCTTAGAAATAGCTCCAGAACCTTTCGAGGATGAGGCATTAAGTCATTATCTATCATGGTTTGACCGTAAAAGCTACGTAAAAAAACCTATTAAGCAAATGATTTTAGATCATAGAGTGATAGCAGGGTGTGGTAATATATATGCTTGCGAAGCGTTATTTAGAGCTGGCATTCATCCTAATCGAACGACAAATAGTTTAAATAACCAAGAAAGAGAAATGTTATTTTATTATGTTCGGGAAGTGTTATCCGAGGGTATAAAATATGGCGGGACTAGTGTTTCTGATTATCGACATGCCGATGGTAAGACAGGAACAATGCAATTACACCTCAATGTATATAAACAAAAAACATGCAAAGTATGTGGCAGTGATATAGAAACACAAGTTATTGCAACACGTAACAGTCATTACTGTCCTACTTGTCAAAAATAA
- the coaE gene encoding dephospho-CoA kinase (Dephospho-CoA kinase (CoaE) performs the final step in coenzyme A biosynthesis.) — MPKVIGLTGGIATGKSTVSEVLSVHGFKIVDADVASRKAVEKGSEGLAKVKAAFGDDAIDENGEMDRAYVGNVVFNQPEKRLELNEIVHPIVHDIMENEKNEYLNQGYNVIMDIPLLFENELQDTVDEVWLVYTSESIQIDRLMERNNLSLEDAKARVLSQISIDKKRRMADHVIDNRDSKLDLKQNLESLLIEQGYIDETEHL; from the coding sequence ATGCCAAAAGTAATAGGGCTTACCGGTGGAATTGCAACCGGTAAATCTACAGTATCAGAAGTTTTATCTGTACATGGTTTCAAAATTGTAGATGCAGATGTTGCTTCAAGAAAAGCAGTCGAAAAAGGTAGTGAAGGATTAGCAAAAGTAAAAGCAGCCTTTGGTGATGATGCTATTGATGAAAATGGAGAAATGGACCGCGCTTATGTCGGTAATGTTGTATTTAATCAACCGGAAAAACGATTAGAATTAAATGAGATTGTACATCCAATCGTCCATGATATTATGGAAAACGAAAAAAATGAGTACCTTAACCAAGGGTATAACGTAATTATGGATATTCCATTATTATTTGAAAATGAATTACAAGATACTGTTGACGAAGTGTGGTTAGTTTATACTTCAGAAAGTATTCAAATTGACCGTTTAATGGAACGAAATAATTTATCACTTGAAGATGCCAAAGCACGCGTACTAAGTCAAATCTCTATAGATAAAAAACGTAGAATGGCAGATCATGTCATCGATAATAGAGATTCTAAGCTTGATTTAAAGCAAAATTTAGAAAGTTTATTAATTGAACAAGGCTATATTGATGAAACTGAGCATCTTTAA
- the pnpS gene encoding two-component system histidine kinase PnpS, whose product MLKFHQRLLIILCTITIVSFLALGFIVTHVIYTTVTQNQQQILDHKATHFVNLLNQNKQNELAKLIKNEQLSIQIKQKGKKTYSRTTKVPINASISKMTADTSLRYDKFKKQHRYTYETTSNNHTVIISGVNNHLHNLQMKIWYYLLLTGIVVLLVMFLVVRMINRTYIMPIKEVTYATQLLAEGYYHVRVPESNVKETKELFVTTNELARRLQRLNNQQKLQSNRLKTTLENIPSSILMIDKYGEIVIANRTYYEVFTPDIVVEHHSYTEILDDDVQALITDAFKMEKALYHQLKLKVSQVHEKYFDTACVPILSKSKKNLYGMVIVLHDITNLKKLENLRREFVANVSHELKTPITSIKGFAETLIDGAKDDPQSLNAFLDIILKESERIETLVFDLLDLSHVEQQSEIETTRLNFADVVQSNIDSLQTIAERKAITINTSLDANVFIEANQDKISQVVINLVSNAINYSPENSEIIVKVFEDKQKSVLIVKDFGIGIKEEDQQHIFERFYRVDKARSRDSGGTGLGLSIAKHIVEAHKGRISVSSKPNEGSTFKVIF is encoded by the coding sequence ATGTTGAAATTTCATCAACGGTTATTAATTATTTTATGTACAATAACAATCGTAAGTTTTCTTGCCTTAGGATTTATTGTTACACATGTGATTTATACTACAGTAACACAAAATCAACAACAAATTCTTGACCATAAAGCGACGCATTTTGTAAATTTGTTAAATCAAAACAAACAAAATGAGCTAGCTAAGTTAATTAAAAATGAACAATTATCGATTCAGATTAAACAAAAAGGCAAAAAAACATATTCGCGTACTACGAAGGTCCCAATAAATGCTTCTATTTCAAAAATGACTGCTGACACATCTTTGCGCTATGATAAATTTAAAAAGCAACATCGTTACACGTATGAAACTACTAGTAATAACCACACAGTAATCATTAGTGGTGTAAACAATCACTTACATAATTTGCAAATGAAGATATGGTATTACTTGTTATTAACAGGCATTGTCGTATTACTAGTCATGTTTTTAGTAGTTAGAATGATTAACCGTACATATATTATGCCAATAAAAGAAGTGACATACGCAACGCAATTATTAGCGGAAGGGTATTACCACGTAAGGGTTCCGGAAAGTAACGTGAAAGAAACAAAAGAACTATTTGTTACTACTAATGAATTAGCAAGAAGATTGCAACGTTTAAATAACCAGCAAAAGTTACAATCTAATCGCTTAAAAACAACTTTGGAAAATATACCAAGTTCGATTTTAATGATTGATAAATATGGTGAAATTGTTATAGCTAATAGAACTTATTATGAAGTATTCACGCCTGATATTGTGGTTGAACATCATAGTTATACAGAAATATTAGACGATGACGTTCAAGCATTAATTACGGACGCTTTTAAAATGGAAAAAGCACTTTATCATCAGTTGAAATTAAAAGTGAGTCAAGTGCATGAAAAATATTTTGATACGGCATGTGTTCCAATTTTATCTAAATCTAAAAAGAATTTATACGGCATGGTTATCGTTTTACACGACATAACAAATCTCAAAAAATTAGAAAATTTAAGAAGAGAGTTTGTTGCTAATGTGTCGCATGAACTGAAAACACCCATAACATCTATCAAAGGTTTTGCGGAAACTTTAATAGATGGAGCCAAAGACGATCCACAGTCATTAAATGCGTTTTTAGATATTATACTGAAAGAATCTGAACGTATAGAGACACTTGTTTTCGATTTGTTAGATTTATCCCATGTAGAACAGCAAAGTGAAATTGAAACTACACGACTTAACTTTGCCGATGTTGTACAAAGTAATATTGATAGTCTACAAACCATTGCAGAGAGGAAAGCAATAACAATAAATACAAGCCTTGATGCAAATGTTTTTATTGAAGCAAATCAAGATAAAATTTCACAAGTAGTTATTAATTTAGTTTCTAACGCAATTAATTATTCGCCAGAAAATAGCGAAATTATTGTTAAAGTATTTGAAGATAAACAAAAATCAGTATTGATTGTAAAAGATTTTGGTATTGGTATAAAAGAAGAAGACCAGCAACATATCTTTGAGCGATTTTATAGAGTTGATAAAGCTAGAAGTAGAGATTCTGGTGGCACTGGTTTAGGTTTATCAATCGCTAAACATATAGTAGAAGCACATAAAGGGCGTATCAGTGTTTCGTCTAAACCAAACGAAGGTTCAACATTCAAAGTTATTTTTTGA
- the polA gene encoding DNA polymerase I → MNKLILIDGNSLSFRAFYALPLLQNKAGIHTNAVYGFAMLLEKIIKEEQPTNFLVAFDAGKTTFRHDTYSEYKGGRQKTPPELSEQLPYVRQLLDAYGIKRYELENYEADDIIGTLSKEAHSAGYETIIVTGDRDLTQLASDNVTIYYTKKGVTDVDHYTPEFIAEKYNGLTPDQIIDMKGLMGDASDNIPGVAGVGEKTAIKLLNEFQTVENVYDNIGSVSGKKLKEKLENSKDDALMSKQLATINRDSPIAVSLKDTEMPSNNDETEKIELFKKLEFKQLLDQLNVDGTSESEEALELTVEQDFANIDFANLQQATIHFELEDTNYLKDQILKFGLFDGTHHVVIDAQNISEHKELVQWLESSETQKIVYDAKKTYVAAHRLNIDINEIVFDAMLASYIIDPSRTIDDVHSVVSYYGQTYLKTNVSVFGKGKKRQIPEDEVLNDYVANIVHAIHNATTKMEEQLEEYNQVELLKDLELPLAKILSKMEETGIYTEASELKEMEIEIQNKLDKLIANIYDSAGEEFNINSPKQLGVVLFETLKLPVIKKTKTGYSTAVDVLEQLKGEHPIIDYILEYRQLSKLQSTYVEGLQKVISDDNRIHSRFNQTLAQTGRLSSIDPNLQNIPVRLEEGRKIRKAFKSSDKDTVIFSADYSQIELRVLAHITQDESIIQAFKNNEDIHTATAVKVFGVSADEVDSLMRRQAKAVNFGIVYGISDYGLSQNLGITRKQAKQFIDDYLDSFPGVKQYMTDIVKDAKAQGFVETLMHRRRYIPDITSRNFNLRSFAERTAMNTPIQGSAADIIKLAMVNFDKAVKNESFNVKLLLQVHDELIFEVPKDEVDDFSEFIENIMDNALPLDVPLLVECNYGDTWYDAK, encoded by the coding sequence GTGAATAAATTAATTTTAATAGATGGTAATAGTTTAAGCTTTAGAGCATTTTATGCGTTACCTTTATTGCAAAACAAAGCAGGCATCCATACAAATGCGGTATATGGTTTTGCGATGTTATTAGAAAAAATAATTAAAGAAGAACAACCTACGAACTTTTTAGTGGCATTTGACGCGGGTAAAACAACTTTTCGACATGACACTTATAGTGAATATAAAGGTGGCCGACAAAAAACGCCCCCAGAATTAAGTGAGCAATTACCATATGTACGTCAATTATTAGATGCATATGGTATTAAAAGATACGAATTAGAGAATTATGAAGCTGATGATATTATAGGTACGCTTAGTAAAGAAGCACATTCAGCTGGATATGAAACAATTATTGTTACTGGTGACCGAGACTTAACACAATTAGCTAGTGATAATGTAACGATATATTATACTAAAAAAGGTGTTACGGATGTAGACCACTATACGCCTGAATTTATCGCGGAAAAATATAACGGTTTAACGCCTGACCAAATTATTGATATGAAAGGTCTAATGGGTGATGCTTCCGATAATATTCCTGGTGTAGCTGGCGTAGGTGAAAAAACAGCTATCAAATTATTAAATGAATTTCAAACAGTTGAAAATGTTTATGACAACATCGGTAGCGTTTCTGGTAAAAAGTTAAAAGAAAAACTAGAAAATAGTAAAGACGATGCATTGATGAGTAAACAACTTGCTACGATTAATCGTGATAGTCCGATAGCAGTATCGTTAAAAGACACTGAAATGCCATCGAATAATGATGAAACAGAAAAAATTGAATTGTTTAAAAAACTAGAGTTTAAACAACTTTTAGATCAATTAAATGTAGACGGCACAAGCGAGAGCGAAGAGGCACTTGAATTAACTGTGGAACAAGATTTTGCCAATATAGATTTTGCTAATTTACAACAAGCTACTATTCATTTTGAATTAGAAGATACAAATTATTTAAAAGATCAAATTTTAAAATTCGGACTTTTTGATGGTACGCATCATGTCGTTATCGATGCACAAAACATAAGCGAACATAAAGAATTGGTACAATGGTTAGAAAGTAGTGAAACACAAAAGATTGTCTATGATGCTAAGAAAACTTACGTAGCTGCACATAGATTAAATATTGATATTAATGAAATTGTTTTCGATGCTATGTTAGCTAGTTATATTATTGACCCATCAAGAACTATCGATGATGTTCATTCTGTTGTTAGTTATTATGGACAAACATATTTAAAAACAAATGTCAGTGTATTTGGTAAAGGGAAAAAACGCCAAATTCCAGAAGATGAAGTGTTAAACGACTACGTAGCCAATATTGTTCATGCCATTCATAATGCAACAACTAAAATGGAAGAACAACTGGAAGAATATAACCAAGTCGAACTATTAAAAGACTTAGAATTACCATTAGCTAAAATTTTAAGCAAAATGGAAGAAACTGGTATTTATACTGAAGCTAGTGAATTAAAAGAGATGGAAATCGAAATACAAAACAAATTGGATAAATTAATCGCTAATATATATGACTCAGCTGGAGAAGAGTTCAATATTAATTCTCCAAAACAATTAGGCGTTGTCTTATTTGAAACATTAAAATTACCTGTTATTAAAAAGACAAAGACTGGTTATTCTACTGCAGTTGATGTATTAGAACAATTAAAAGGTGAACATCCGATCATTGATTATATTTTAGAATATCGTCAATTATCTAAATTACAATCAACTTATGTTGAAGGTCTTCAAAAAGTAATCAGTGATGATAATAGAATACACTCAAGATTCAACCAAACATTAGCTCAGACAGGTAGACTATCGTCAATAGACCCAAATCTACAAAACATTCCTGTACGCCTTGAAGAAGGACGTAAAATTAGAAAAGCATTTAAATCATCTGATAAAGATACTGTTATCTTCTCAGCCGATTATTCGCAAATTGAATTACGTGTATTGGCGCACATCACACAAGATGAAAGTATTATCCAAGCCTTCAAAAACAATGAAGATATTCATACTGCAACGGCAGTCAAAGTGTTTGGTGTAAGTGCTGATGAAGTTGATAGCTTAATGCGTAGACAAGCAAAAGCGGTAAACTTTGGGATTGTATATGGTATTAGTGATTATGGCTTAAGTCAAAACCTAGGTATAACACGTAAACAAGCAAAGCAATTTATCGATGATTATTTAGATAGCTTTCCTGGCGTAAAACAATATATGACTGATATTGTTAAAGATGCAAAAGCCCAAGGATTTGTGGAAACGCTCATGCATCGACGTCGTTATATTCCAGACATCACAAGTCGTAATTTTAATTTGCGTAGCTTCGCTGAACGTACTGCTATGAATACGCCTATTCAAGGTAGTGCAGCTGATATTATCAAGCTAGCGATGGTGAATTTTGATAAGGCAGTTAAAAATGAATCGTTCAATGTAAAATTATTACTTCAAGTACACGATGAATTAATTTTCGAAGTACCAAAAGATGAAGTTGATGATTTTAGTGAATTTATAGAAAATATTATGGATAATGCATTACCTTTAGATGTACCACTATTAGTTGAATGTAACTATGGTGATACTTGGTACGATGCAAAATAA
- a CDS encoding amino acid permease, with the protein MKKQVLDRELSNRHVQLIAIGGAIGTGLFLGAGQTIALTGPSILLTYIIIGFMLFMFMRGLGEILVSNTGFKSFADVTNEYIGPFAGFVTGWTYWLCWIITGMAEVTAVAKYISFWFPQIPNWISALFCVLILMSFNLLSAKLFGELEFWFAIIKIVTIIALIVVGAIMIIMAYKTQFGHASLTNLYNNGIFPKGVSGFMMSFQMALFSFVGIELIGVTAGETKDPKVTIPRAINSVPIRIIIFYVGSLAVIMSIVPWAQVNPEESPFVRLFALIGIPFAAGLINFVVLTAAASSCNSGIFSNSRMLFGLSNQDQAPPMFKNKNKNGVPHIAIIASSFLLLIAALLNYIIPNATQVFTYVTTLSTVLFLVVWGLITVAYINYHKRNPENHKNADYKLFGGKYMAYAILVFFFLVFCLLFVNVETRRAVYITPIWLVILGLMYLRYKNAIRNTKK; encoded by the coding sequence ATGAAAAAACAAGTATTAGACAGAGAACTTAGTAATCGACATGTTCAACTAATTGCTATAGGGGGAGCAATTGGTACTGGATTATTCTTGGGAGCAGGACAAACGATTGCATTAACAGGTCCTTCCATTTTACTTACCTATATCATTATTGGTTTTATGTTATTTATGTTTATGCGAGGTTTAGGGGAAATTCTGGTTTCCAATACAGGATTTAAATCTTTCGCAGATGTAACTAATGAATATATAGGACCTTTTGCAGGTTTTGTTACGGGGTGGACTTATTGGTTATGCTGGATTATAACTGGTATGGCAGAAGTTACAGCCGTTGCCAAATACATAAGTTTTTGGTTTCCACAAATACCCAATTGGATTAGCGCACTATTTTGTGTACTTATCTTAATGTCATTTAATTTATTAAGCGCCAAATTATTTGGTGAATTAGAATTTTGGTTCGCAATTATTAAAATCGTTACAATTATTGCCTTAATTGTTGTCGGTGCAATCATGATTATCATGGCATACAAAACACAATTTGGTCATGCCTCACTGACTAATTTATATAACAATGGTATTTTCCCGAAAGGCGTAAGTGGCTTTATGATGTCATTCCAAATGGCATTATTCTCATTCGTCGGTATCGAATTAATTGGTGTTACAGCCGGTGAAACAAAAGATCCTAAAGTAACAATACCAAGAGCTATCAACAGTGTGCCGATTCGTATCATTATTTTCTATGTCGGATCGTTAGCAGTTATTATGTCTATCGTTCCTTGGGCACAAGTAAATCCAGAAGAAAGCCCATTCGTTAGACTATTTGCACTTATAGGTATTCCTTTTGCTGCTGGATTAATTAACTTTGTAGTGTTAACTGCCGCAGCATCATCTTGTAACAGCGGTATCTTTTCAAATAGTAGAATGCTTTTTGGTTTATCTAACCAAGATCAAGCACCGCCTATGTTTAAAAATAAAAACAAAAATGGTGTACCACATATTGCAATTATTGCGTCATCATTTTTATTATTAATCGCTGCTTTACTAAATTATATTATTCCGAACGCAACACAAGTATTCACTTATGTTACAACGTTATCTACAGTATTATTCCTTGTAGTATGGGGATTAATTACAGTAGCGTATATTAATTATCATAAGCGTAATCCAGAAAACCATAAAAATGCTGACTATAAATTATTTGGTGGCAAATATATGGCCTATGCTATCTTAGTATTTTTCTTCTTAGTATTCTGCTTATTATTTGTTAACGTAGAAACTCGAAGAGCTGTATATATTACACCTATCTGGCTTGTTATTTTAGGCCTTATGTATCTTAGATACAAAAATGCTATTAGAAATACTAAAAAGTAA
- a CDS encoding response regulator transcription factor gives MSQTVLVVDDEQSIVTLLKYNLEQAGYNIEVAYDGEEALAKVNAVKPEVVVLDVMLPKKDGIEVCKQIRADKNLVPILMLTAKDDEFDRVLGLELGADDYMTKPFSPREVVARVKAILRRSAMITELSENTDSSEDIHIGSIKIRPDFFEVYRNGELLELTPKEFELLLYLIDRQGRVITREHMLNSVWNYEFAGDSRIVDVHISHLRDKLEDNPKQPKLIKTVRGLGYKLERPKV, from the coding sequence ATGTCTCAAACAGTACTTGTAGTTGATGACGAACAATCAATTGTAACGTTGCTTAAATATAATTTAGAACAAGCTGGTTACAATATAGAAGTAGCCTATGATGGTGAAGAAGCATTAGCAAAAGTTAATGCAGTAAAACCTGAAGTAGTTGTATTAGATGTTATGTTACCTAAAAAAGATGGTATTGAAGTGTGTAAGCAAATTCGCGCAGATAAAAATTTAGTGCCAATCTTGATGTTGACTGCGAAGGATGATGAGTTTGATCGCGTATTAGGTCTAGAATTAGGCGCAGATGATTATATGACGAAACCATTTTCGCCTAGAGAAGTTGTAGCACGTGTCAAAGCAATCTTGAGACGCTCTGCGATGATAACGGAGTTGAGTGAAAATACTGATAGCTCTGAGGATATTCATATTGGTTCTATTAAAATAAGACCTGACTTTTTTGAAGTTTACCGTAATGGAGAGTTGTTAGAATTAACGCCTAAAGAGTTTGAATTATTATTATATTTAATTGACAGACAAGGTAGAGTAATTACACGCGAACATATGTTAAATTCAGTGTGGAACTATGAATTTGCTGGTGACTCTCGAATTGTTGATGTACATATTAGTCATTTAAGAGATAAATTAGAAGACAATCCTAAACAGCCAAAACTAATTAAAACTGTTCGTGGATTAGGTTACAAATTAGAGAGACCAAAGGTTTAA
- the icd gene encoding NADP-dependent isocitrate dehydrogenase → MAGNKIVKNNDGLSVPNEPTIPYIIGDGIGPDIWKAASRVIDAAVEKAYNGEKKIDWKEVLAGQKAYDETGEWLPKETLEAIEEYLIAIKGPLTTPIGGGIRSLNVALRQELDLFTCLRPVRWFKGVPSPVKRPEETDMVIFRENTEDIYAGIEFKEGTSEVKKVVDFLQNEMGAKNIRFPETSGIGIKPVSKEGTERLVRAAIQYALDNNRKSVTLVHKGNIMKFTEGAFKQWGYDVAHNEFADKVFTWQQYDQIVEEQGKDEANAAQDKAEQEGKIIIKDSIADIFLQQILTRPADHDVVATMNLNGDYVSDALAAQVGGIGIAPGANINYESGHAIFEATHGTAPKYADQNKVNPSSEILSAVLMLEHLGWQEAADKITDSIEKTIASKVVTYDFARLMDGAEEVSTSQFADELIKNLS, encoded by the coding sequence ATGGCAGGAAACAAAATTGTAAAAAACAACGACGGTTTATCAGTACCAAATGAACCAACAATTCCATATATTATTGGTGACGGCATTGGTCCAGACATCTGGAAAGCAGCAAGCAGAGTTATCGATGCTGCCGTAGAAAAAGCTTATAATGGCGAAAAGAAAATTGACTGGAAAGAAGTATTAGCTGGTCAAAAAGCTTACGATGAAACAGGCGAATGGTTACCTAAAGAAACATTAGAAGCAATCGAAGAATATTTAATTGCTATTAAAGGACCTTTAACTACACCAATCGGTGGCGGTATTCGTTCGTTAAACGTAGCTTTACGTCAAGAATTAGACTTATTCACTTGTTTAAGACCAGTTCGTTGGTTCAAAGGTGTACCTTCACCTGTTAAAAGACCAGAAGAAACTGACATGGTTATTTTCCGTGAAAACACAGAAGATATTTATGCTGGTATTGAATTTAAAGAAGGTACTTCAGAAGTTAAAAAAGTTGTTGATTTCTTACAAAACGAAATGGGCGCTAAAAACATTCGCTTCCCAGAAACTTCAGGTATCGGTATTAAACCAGTATCTAAAGAAGGTACTGAACGTTTAGTACGTGCAGCTATCCAATATGCATTAGATAATAACCGTAAATCTGTTACATTAGTACACAAAGGTAACATCATGAAATTTACTGAAGGTGCTTTCAAACAATGGGGTTATGACGTTGCTCATAATGAATTTGCTGACAAAGTATTCACTTGGCAACAATATGACCAAATCGTTGAAGAACAAGGTAAGGACGAAGCTAACGCTGCTCAAGATAAAGCTGAACAAGAAGGCAAAATTATCATCAAAGATTCAATTGCTGATATCTTCTTACAACAAATTCTTACACGTCCAGCAGATCATGATGTAGTTGCTACAATGAACTTGAATGGTGACTATGTATCAGATGCATTAGCAGCACAAGTTGGCGGTATTGGTATCGCTCCAGGAGCTAATATTAACTATGAAAGCGGGCATGCAATTTTCGAAGCTACTCATGGTACTGCTCCTAAATATGCTGACCAAAACAAAGTAAACCCATCTTCTGAAATCTTAAGTGCCGTATTAATGTTAGAACACTTAGGATGGCAAGAAGCTGCAGATAAAATTACTGATTCAATTGAAAAAACAATTGCGTCTAAAGTTGTTACTTATGACTTTGCACGTTTAATGGACGGTGCAGAAGAAGTTTCAACTTCACAATTCGCAGACGAGTTAATTAAAAACTTAAGCTAA